A window of Salvia splendens isolate huo1 chromosome 8, SspV2, whole genome shotgun sequence genomic DNA:
TTTTGCCACACTCACATAGTCATGTTGAAACTTAGTCAAATTATTCGTTAACAGTTTTTCGCGGTGTTTGGAACGGAATTGCCATAAAAGTGTATATGGAGCAGGATCTCACAGCTGAAAACATGGAGGATTTTTGTAATGAAATATCCATCCTCAGGTGTGATCTATGGTTTTGACTCTTTACTGGCATCAATTTTTTCTGAGATATCATTCTAACCCGGAATTTTTCATCTGGTTTTTCTTATTCCAGTCGCCTTCGCCACCCAAATGGTACTTCTCGTCAAGCAAGCCTCGAACTTGTTCTACTTTGACATTCGGAGCAGATTCATAATAATTTTTGGCGATGTTTAATTACAGAATTTTAAGATCAAACTAACTTTGCATATCTAAAGCAATGTGTAAAGATTcataatatcaacacagtttattACTGGGCAGCTCACCAGAATTATAGAAGAGCCAGTTGCACTCTGATCTACTGTTAAATTTTGTGTGTCacccccccccctctctctccctcattGACAGGATGTTCTTAAACTTTACTTTAGTTGCTTTTCGATTCCAGACTAATTTCAGTATTATATATATTCCCAGGAATTCATTACAAATGAAAATTGTAATATATGTTCTCATATCTATGCCTTCCGTGTGAATCTTGACATCAAACTCATGCAGTTTCAACTTATGATGTTCTTGCAGTCATCTTGTTTCTTGGTGCTTGCATGATGCCTCCACGGTTGTCACTGATCACCGAGTACATGGAGATGGGATCTCTTTACTATTTGATTAACTTAAGTGGCCAGAAGAATAAACTCAGCTGGCGGAGGAGAATCAAGATGCTACGCGACATATGCAGGTCAGTCGAAACACCCTTCTATGTCTATAAAATATGTTGGCTACTTCTGAAATAATCGCGTTCAGAATTTAATGACTGAAGAAAGTACTGAATCAATTTTCTCCTGCTTTGGCAACCAGAGGGCTGATGTGCATACATCGAATGAAGATAATCCATCACGATCTTAAAAGTGCTATTTGTCTCGTTAGCATGCATTGGACGGTTAAGATCTGCGACTTTGGCCTCTCCAGAATCATGACAGATGTTCCCATCAAGTCGTCATCAGGTGGGATGCCGGAATGGATGGCTCCTGAGGTCATTCGCAACGAGCCATTCACGGAGAAATGTGACATTTTCAGCCTCGGCGTCATCATATGGGAGCTCTACACCCTGAATTGGCCGTGGGATGGTATGCCACCTGAGCGGGTATGCCACGGCTACAACTCCTTTTCACCTCTTTCATTTTCATCAACTCAGCCTTAGATATATTATTGATCGCTCCCACCCAACAATCTGTGCATGTTTAGGTTGTCCACGCGGTTGCAAGCGAAGGTTTGCGATTGGAGATGCCTCAAGGGCTGTGGGCAGGTTAATTGCAGGTATGAGTCACGTCGAAGATCTGAGAGTATCGGCAACGCAAGTGCTCTGCACTATACTCTGCACGCCATGGTTTGCAAGAGAATACGGACGTAGTGCATGCACTTTGCTCGCCTATGTTGAAAAAGAATAAACACTTAGTGAAGTacacaattaattttatatCATCTCGTCCTAATCAAATTGacatatttctaaaaattaaaacatcacaaattttactttattccatctccaCTTAACATAATAAACAACATAGCATATACGCTCGTGCTATATTTGTCGATTCTGACCATTTAAATATTGTGGGTGCAGATTCCGGCACACTGTAAGATTTGTTTGAGTTTTCCATCCAAGTAATCAAGAGCAAATAAATACTAGCATGCAATTTTCCCAAGATGAGTGAATGAAACAGTAGCCTCTTCCCACCATGTTATTCAAAATGGCAAAACTTGTTGTACAAGTGgtgttaaaaatgaaaaatacatcaTCCCACAACAGTCAATCCGAAATCCGCCGCCGATTAAGAGCAGCCTCAAAGCGGCTGCAGGAATCCGCCCTCATCTCCGTGCTCATATCATTCTCCGGCGCCGGGTAATAGTCTTCTCTCAGCTGAACATCTCTCAACTCTGTGATCCTCAGCAGGAACATCATGAAATGTTCATGTGCAGTCCCATGTATGAAAAGCTTCCTAAGCCCAAAACATTCCTGCAGCAGTCCCGCTGCCGGAAGGGAGAGGCTCCTCTGGTTCACATCCCGGTCCTGCGGCGGCCAGTAGTCTAGCTCCGTCAGGTTCAGGTGGCCGATCCCGATCAGGTAGAACCGCCCCCACAGGCTCAAATCCATCTGCCCGGAAGGCGCCGTGTGGGCGTACCCAATGGTGTCGCCACAGTCCAAATGCATCTTCCACAGCTTGGGATAGTTGACAAGCATGCTCAGCCCGAACTCGCGCTCCCTCGGCCTCGACATCTCGCGGCAGTCGCCCTCCACCTTGATCCGAATCTCCTCGATATTCGGGCAGTGGTCGAGCCCTGCCTCCACCAGAGGTGTCAAGAGCTGCCCCACTGCAATCCAAAGTGAAAGGTACTCCAACTTATCCCATGTCCTCACATTATTTCCATAGCCGTTGCTATTCACATCCAATTCCATATTCAGATCGTATGAATACTTGCATCTCTTCCTCTCTTTACTCATTCCATCATCATCAAAACCATTATCTTGATCCAAGCAGTTAAGATCAAAACCAACTCCATCTGAATCATCTTCAAGCTCCTGTGCAGAGTCCCAAATACAATCGATGTGAAGGCGTTTGATCCTATCTTGTATCGGTTCCAACGCCTTCAAGCACTGGCGGGCGGGTAGGTTGCTGCAGCAGGAGACTCCAACATCAACGAGTGTTTTCCGAAGCAAGGAAGATCCCTCTCATTGTGATCTTGCTGCAGCCATGGATCTTGAACTCAGCCAATCTGCAACAACCTCTACCTATTCCGATCAAACCCATATCATCCAAATCCCCGACGTTCCTAATCGACAGCGATTTCAGCCCTTGACAAAGGGCCACACCGTCCAATTTCGACTCTATAGGCATCGAGATGCCATGGAAAAATCCTAACTTGAGTGATCTCAATTTAGGGCATCTTGAATTGAGAACTTCAAACGCTGCACCACTGTCTCGGACATTGTTGCATATATCCAGCCCCAATTCCTCCAGCAATGGCAGACTAGAGAAGGTCTCGATCAAGGTGGCTACGTTGATGCTCGCATCATCCGCCGTGAATCCGTCGACGCGCGCGTTCAATAGGGCGGATGTATCGGCTAAATGAAGAATCCCCAATTTGGGACAGTTAACCGGAAACTAGGGCTTCGTCTCCGACAAAGCCAATGTACCTCAGATCAAATCTGCGGGCAGCTTTGAATTCTATCAGATTGGGGCAGGTGATGGCCTTGATCTCGTCGGATTTGAGTCCCTCGATATCCAATCGGGTGAGATTCAAAGCTAGGGAAGGGTAAGCCTGCCTCGAGAGCCGGCGGAACGTCGTCGGTCCAGCAGTAGAAGGAGGAGAGATCTAACGATTTGAGGTGGGACACTCGGAGAAGAGCATCTTGAGCTCGTCGCCGACGGCGGCGACCTGGGGGCGCTGGTGCCAGCGCACAAGCTTGACGTGCTCGGCGGTCCGCCACTGCGAAGCGACGAGCTGGATGGTGGAGAGGTTCCTGGCGTAGAAGGTGAGGGAGGAGAGGGAGGGGAAGGCGTGGCGGAGGACGTGGGCGATGAGGGCGGGGTCAGAGGCGGAGCTGAGGGGGTGGCCCCAGGGGGAGAGGAGGGAGAGGTCGAGGGAGGAGACGGAGGGGAAGCAGTTCGGGACCGTGAAGAGGTCGCGGAGGTTTCCGCGGAGGCTGACGGCGGCGCGTGTGGCGCGCTCAAGGAGGCACCACT
This region includes:
- the LOC121746115 gene encoding serine/threonine-protein kinase CTR1-like, which produces MRDMLKLSQILFFRGVWNGIAIKVYMEQDLTAENMEDFCNEISILSRLRHPNVILFLGACMMPPRLSLITEYMEMGSLYYLINLSGQKNKLSWRRRIKMLRDICRGLMCIHRMKIIHHDLKSAICLVSMHWTVKICDFGLSRIMTDVPIKSSSGGMPEWMAPEVIRNEPFTEKCDIFSLGVIIWELYTLNWPWDGMPPERVVHAVASEGLRLEMPQGLLSRILLGMLTFS